TCCCAAGTCAGAGCGGAGCCAGACCTGGAACACCGTGGAGGCAAGACCAGCTAGAGAGTCAGACGTCTCCCGTGTGTGCCATGTGACCCAGCGCCAAGCACAGCACATTTGCACCTGCGTCTCAGGGCCTCCGGCTACTTTCCTTTGTAAGTGGCCATCTGTCACAGCcgtgccctgtgccaggcaccctACAGCCCGCCTTTCTGAGCCATCACGCAAACCCTTAGGTCGTGttgttatccccatttacagatgagaaaactgagatcgAGAGGCCGGGCAAGTGAGGCAGCAGAGGTTAACATCCTCAGCGtgatgcctggcacagagtgaagCGTTCAGTCTCCCTGGTGCTGCTGTGTGGCTTTCCCCACTTACGGACGAGAAAGCCCAGGCTCAGCATTGTGAGGTAGTTTGCCCGACACCTCACAGTCTCGGTCCTGGCTCCATAGCCAGTGCCGGGAGCAGGAGCCCCAGATGGCCTGCACAGCTCTAAGGAACAGAGGTGGACACTCCAGAAAATCTGGCTCCCAGATTCCAGATGCATCCGAAGGCTCTGGGAGCCGTCTGGAAGCACTTCCCTCTCAGGCCACCTGACCCCTCGTGGGCAGAGGCGAACTGCACAGGCACCCCTTCCGGTTGCGGATGAAGGACTGCAGCCCAGAGACAGGTGTCCCCGCCCCGGGGCTCAGAGCAACCCCGGGCATGACAGgaactagaacccaggtctcccgGCTCCTACGCCACCTTCAGTTAGCCACAGggaggaaatacacacacacctctaCTTGCAGGAAAGAGGAAGTTGGTAAATCATTGCTTATTCCTCTCTGATCGCTTGAGAGATTGAAGCAGCATCTGCCCGCATCAGGGTATGATGTTCTTACAACTGTCAATAAACACCCGCTCCCGAGGTGCATGAGTCTGGCCGGGTGGTGGAGAGGCTTTCTCCCGTTAAACCGTCAGGACGGGACTCTGAGCGGCAAAGTAGAGCATGGAATCCAGTGCCAGCTCTCCTGGCAGCCAGTGTTTGCCCCCGGGGTTCACAAGTCCCGTGACTGCGGCTGCTGGACGGCGTGTCCCAGGCCCTGTGCCGGGTCTGTCCAGGGCGGGGGAGGCAGTTGGGGGCCGGCGAGCTGGGAGCCGGGACTCTAGTCTCCTCATCTCTGGGGTCCTAGGGAACACTGATTGTCCATCAGTAAACATGAGGGGACTGGGCAAACCAACGTTCTAATCCTGGGGTACCCATCAGAGCCCCTAGCAGCCAGCACACTGGTTAATGGCTGCCTTCTCAGCCCTTCCGGGATTGCCCGGGCCACTCCCAGGCTCGTTGTGGAAAAGGAGGAGATTTGCCCGGTGCATTCAGGACCCTGGGGTCCCAGGGCTATTGTGGTTCATCCCAGTGAGACACCCTCCACTGCTTCCTGtcccccctcacctgcccccaCAGCACCAGCCtccacaggcacacacacacacacacacacacacacacacacacacacacggcctccTAAGGTGGTAACAGGACTCCCGACCTGAAAGGGGCGTCCACATTGGAGAAAGCTGCCAGCATACCAGTGGCCCTGGCCTTCCCGCCACCCTCAGCCTGACCCTTTCTCACCCAGATGGGAGGCAGCCTTGAGAAGAGCCTCAGTGACTGGATGATGAGACAAGGCATGGTGAGGAGAGGCCAGGCCGGCCCAGAGAGCGGAGGCTGCCACTGGCAGGAGTCCCGCCCGGGGTGGGGCTGTCACAGGACagtttaaccgaatgagccccAGCTGCCAGACTGTGACAGACTGTGACTGTGacaatcctgacctgagctgaaatcaagaattaccTTACAAAATGGAAGCtgctcggggagcctgggtggctcattgggttaaacGTCTGACAGAGGGGTGGCCGGGGCTCGCTGGTTCTGGGCTGGGTAGAGAGGGACAGGTGCACGCTGCCCAGAGCCCTTGCTGTTGCTTCCGGGAAGTAGGcgcctgctctctctgctctgggCGCTTCTGCTGCCACCGGGGTCCTCCGGTGCTGGGGACAGAGCTTGGGGACCGAACTGGCTGGGTTGGAGAAGGACtgtcactctcactctctttcccaaAGTAACAAAGTGGTCACTAGCCTTTCTTGAGCgtctgctctgtgccagactCCTATCCATCACCTCCTGTCCCCTCACAGCAGCCTGGACGGTAGGGACCGTGTGCTCCCTCCTCTAAAGATGAGAGAAGCGAGGTCAGACAAGTGACCTGCCCAAGCCACGCTGTATGAAAGGGCAGTCTCGGACTCTGTCCCCAAAACCTCCAACTGGGTCCTCACACTGTAGAAGGAAGCCCCCAGCCCCAGTGCGGGACCCTTGTGGCAGAGCCCATGTCTTTGTGGCCCAAAACGAAAGTCCCTGTGAGTAGTGGGGAGATCCGTTCTTCCTCAGGTTCCTGCTCCAGCTGTTAGGAgccccctccctgaccccctgCCTAGCGCCCGGCCCCGCATCCCCTTGCCCACAGCCTGGCACAGTGGGCAGAATTGTGGGTCCTAAGCAGACGGGCAGGAGCCATCTTGAAGGGGATATACCAGGATCTCAACCCCCCAGAAGGGGGTGGGGCATGTCCAACTGGCCCCACTTCGTAAATGAAGAGACTCAGGGGTGAGGGTGACAGCCACAGGCCGCCCAGCCAGCAGACCCCCAGCTGATGGGGCCTTCCACCTTCACACCCCATGCACTGCCCTcaccacctcacccctgcccttccttccagATCCCCGTCACCCAGGCCTGCCTCATGGAGGACATCGAGCAGTGGCTGTCCACTGACGTGGTAAGTTGGCCTCGCCCCGCCCAGAAGCAGAGGCTGGGAcacattcctccccccccccaccaacagcGGGCTCATGAGGAAGTGACTGGTCACAGGGGCAGGTGAGCAGCTGGTGAGGAGGGGAGCGCCAATGTGGGACACCTCCTGCCAGCCGCCCGCCCTCTCCCAGGCACTCTCCTCAGAGGCCTCCGCCTCACAGCTGCTGGGGCCGAGCCTTTCCTGAGAGTGCTGTCACCGCGGGCCCCAGGAGCCTCAGCCCGAGACAGGAAAGGCAGGATGGGCTGAGGGAAGCCGTCACAGTGGTGAGCCCTGCGCCTGCACCAGCTCGGGGGGCCCTCCCTCCGGTGCCTCTGAGAAGCTCCACCAGCGGCGCCATCTTCCAGACCAGGAAGCTGATGAGCAGCCCTGAGGGGTGCCGAGccgaggaggaggcaggggcccaGGCCGTCTGCAGAGCCCCGCGGCCCCCAGGGAGCGGCAAGGGCGGCCAGCCTCGGCTCTCCTGTCcagggcccctccccctgcacctgcCGCCCCACCTTTGGGCACCAAGGACCAAGGGCCTGGACGCTCCCAGGCCCAGAGGCTGCCTGCTGCCAGCGGCCAAGACAGTGTTTCCACCCGAGGTCACGCGGGGGTCCATGCCTGGTGGTGGCAGGAGGCACCCCCCCACTCCCAACTTTAGCACGCGTGGCCTCCGTCTCTGGGGCCCTTCCCGCCACAAGGGCAAGTGTGTTCACCATCTACACACCGGAAGAAAAGGAACTGGTGTTTATTGAGGACCCGCTGGGCCCCACAGCCTGGGCTTGGCAGTCCGATATTCCATTTTAGCTTCCCGACAACCAGTTCTACCAAgcgggaaactgaggctcagagcagtcaGGTGACACCCAGGGCTGCAGCTCGGGGAAGAGTGGGGACAAGGTTCAGGTCCTGGGCCCACTCCGCCTGCCCCCAGACGACTGTGGCtaacctcctcctccttctgctttCTCAGGGGAATGACACGGAGGAGCCCAAGGGCGTCACCAGCGAAGGTAGTAGGCCCTGCCCGcccgccccttcccccgcccTGGCCTCGGAAcccgccccccaacccctctGTCTCGTTCCTCTAGAGTTTGACAAGTTCCTGGAAGAACGGGCCAAAGCAGCCGATCGGTTGCCCAACCTCTCCAGCCCCTCGGCCGAGGGGCCCCTGGGTCCCCCTCGTGGCGCTGCCCCTCGAAAGAAGACCCAGGAGAAAGATGAGGACATGCTGTTTGCCTTATGAGCGTGGGGCCTGGCACCT
The Lynx canadensis isolate LIC74 chromosome B4, mLynCan4.pri.v2, whole genome shotgun sequence DNA segment above includes these coding regions:
- the TOM1 gene encoding target of Myb protein 1 — encoded protein: MGGSLEKSLSDWMMRQGMIPVTQACLMEDIEQWLSTDVGNDTEEPKGVTSEEFDKFLEERAKAADRLPNLSSPSAEGPLGPPRGAAPRKKTQEKDEDMLFAL